GCCCAAGGAATATTCCGGTGCATCGCGAGGAAGTGTATCGTCGCATTTGCACCTGGCAGCCTTTGGCCACGCAGCGATTTTTGTGTGATTCGTATTCGATATAAAACACAGCTTGTCCATAACTCATTTCCAACGCCTTCATTGTGGAGGAACTAGCAATGTCATCGACACTGACCAAACCGTCCGAACCGCGTGTGCCACGCATTTGGGATCCATTCCGCTTGGCCCGCGAAGAAATGGAATCGCTCTGGTCGCAATTGGTGGGGGAACCGATGGAACGCCGCTTCAAAGGCCGGATGATGCCGTCTCTGGACCTCTCGGAAACGCCCAACACCGTCGAAGTTCGCATGGACGTGCCGGGCATGAAGCCGGAAGACATCGACATTCAATTGGCCAACGGAGTGCTGACCATCAGCGGCGAGCGAAAGGAAGAGAAAGAAGAAAAAGGCAAAACCTTCCACCGAATCGAGCGCAGCTACGGCAGTTTTTCTCGATCGGTCACGGTGCCGACCGCCGTCTCGGAAGACAAGGTTGATGCGCAGTACCACAATGGAGTGTTGACGATTGCCCTCCAGAAAACCGATGAAGCCAAGGCGCGGAAGATAAAAGTTAAAACGTAAGTCGGCGGAAAAGCGGCTCGGTGTTGTCCGCGCCTTCCTGCGCTACCGGTGCCCGTATTGACGATTTGCCAGCACGGATTTCGCCATCGCTAAAGTTTTACGCTGGCATTTGCCGATAATCGCAGCGGCCCGTTGGACAGTGGCTGTTGCGATTTGTCGCGTTCTTTCTTTCTGCGGGTGATTCTTATGTGGTTTGTTCAAACTGCTAGCGTAGCGCACAAAACGCCTGCTGGAAGCGACTTGCCGACCGCTGCCGCTGGAAAGCCGGCGACCAGCATTGCTGTTTTGCGGGCGGCAGTGCGGCGGCAGCCGCAACTCGCGGCCGGAGTCATCGCCTTCTGGCTGCGAAAGTGAGTGACGCGCCGTGGCAAATATTGCAAGTCTTCGCAAAGCCGCCGTGATGCTGACCAGCCTCCCTCAGGAGGAAGCGGTCACAATGCTATCTAAGCTGGATCCCCGGCAGGCCCAGGCTGTTTCGGCCGAAATTGCCGCGCTGGGCACGGCCAGCGGCGAAGAGCAAGCAGCCGTCATCAACGAGTTTGCCGCAGCCAGTTTCGGGACGGCGTCTCACGGGCCTATGGCCGTGGAAAAGCCCTTCGACTTTTTACAAAAGGTTGACAGCCAAAAGTTGCTGGCATTCATCATCGAGGAGCATCCGCAAACCATCGCGCTGATCGTTTCCCATTTGCCGCCGGCGCAAGGGGCGGGCATCCTCGCCGGCTTGCCTAGCGAGCAGCAACTGGTCGTGGTTCGCCGCATTGCCGCGATGAAACAAATCGACCCTGAAATGATTCACGATGTGGAAAACGGCTTGCAAGACCACTTGGCCAGCGTGATGCTGGTGCAGTTTCAAAATTGGGGTGGACTTCGCTCGGTGGCTGAAATCTTCCGCGCTCTAAGCCAAAGCGTGGCGGTAGGGCTGCTTAATCGCTTGGCCCAGGAAACCCCATATCTGGCAGATGAAATCGGCCGCTTACTAAGAGAATTGGATGAACCGGTGGCAAAAAGCACAATCGCTCCCGCCGTTTCACAAATGCTGCGAAATTACTTGCCTCCGCAGGCCGCGTGACCCTACTCCCTAACGTGGTTAACCTTTCCTAACATCGGCGTCATGGTCGAAACTCCCATGATGCGCCAATATCAGGATGCCAAATCAGCGTGTGCGAACTAAGCGGAATGTAGGAATTAGGATGTAATATTTTCTGAGCGGCCGTGTCGGTGTGTTCACGCATCATGTTTTGCGTGTCGAGTACCGTCCACGCGGTATCGGTATACCCGCATCGTTGCGTTCATCAGCTCCAGCATCGGCTACAGTATACCCACGGTTTGCCCCATTGGAGTGGTGAGGACAGTTTTTCACGCACAGAGTGCGTGGCCTGGAACTTTGATGAATTTTAATCGTTGCCAGTTTGTTCCTCACCAATATCAGTATGTGGGAAGCCATGTGATCCTGTGTCTAGCCAATTCAGCGTTGCTCCCATCTCACGGGCGTGGCTGTCCAAAATGGTTGGAATAAGTGTTAGAACGTGCATGAGTGCCTGGACTGAGTCAATACCGTAGAAAACCTTTGGCCATTGGCCGGGAAGGCCATCTATTTTAAGGTGACAAATCCAGTCTCCTCCTGGGTTCGAATCCGGTGCTGGCGCTCCAATGTATACTGTGATTGCCTGCGATGTGCCGTTTGGCAGATCGAGATTTAAGGTCCGTTTAGCAATTACTTTATCAGCGTTCACGCGATATTCTCTGGGAACCTGTCAATTGATGTTCGGATGCACTTATCCAACTCGATGGCAGCTCTTTCATAACAGAGCGCCCTATCCCTTGCGCTATGATATCTTTTGCACGCTGCGCAGTCTTGATAGTACCAACGATAACAGTCGTCTTTGAGATGGTTTATTGGCGGTTGCAGGTCATCGTTTGTTATTTCATCATGTGTACCGCATGTTGTAGGAATGAGTAAAATTATACCGCCTGCTCCAAGGGCTGGGCCCAAGCTTCCTGATTCTCCGCCTGGTCCTAGTTCTCCTGGAAAAGGTTCCTCCGGTCCCCATGGTGTCGGAAGCGGCTCCTCAGGAGTAATTGGTGTTGGTGCGCCCTTTAATCCACTGGGATCGGTTTCGTTCGTGGGATCGTTGTTGCAGTAATCGTAGGGATTTGGGCCCGCTTCCAGTCCTAGTGGGTCTTCAGTCATAAATCGACCAAGGCCTGGATTGTACATGGGGGGGTTCCTTTATTTACATGGCAACGACTGTTTCGCTAAATACGTGTTCTCTAACGGCATTCCACTGGTCTGCCTGCGCTGCTTCACGTTTGGCACGGCGATTGGAGAGAATGCGATTCAACATTTGCTAAGCATGGGGGTAGAAGCACTTCTCCCACGGCTCTTTCGGCGCTGGCATCAGCAGCGTGTTTGAAAATGGCGTCAATTGACCCTGCCTCTCCATTTCCTTGACCGCACGGTGCAGCATTATGGCCACACCCCATCGGTATTCGTACACCGGATCATGGGGCGCCAGTTTGTGGGAGTGATAACAAGCCTCCACAGCCTGCAATGTCATAAGATTGTCTACGCAGCAAGAGCCTCGTTCGCCGAGAAAGAAAGCCAACTCTTCGCGCGACGACAAACTTACGAGCCAGCGCCCGCTAGCGATTTCTTGGCTCGTTAATGACTTGGGCCACATGAGATAGTAATCGTCGGTTGTTGAGTTAAATCCCGGCGACGTCGCTTCAATGTTGAACCGCTCGCCATGTTGATCGTCCCAACGGCAGAATGTGTGCTCTTTGGCGAGGGCGAGTTTGATCGGATAGCCGAGTCGCCTTCCGATTGCCGCATACAAAACAGGCATGGTGACACAGGTGCCGCCGTGGCCGGTCAATAGACCATGCAGCATAAGATTGTTGGAATCCGAGGCGTCGTATTTTCCTTGACTGAAAGCAAGATTGTAACGAACTCCCAGGTTCCGCTGCAAAACCGTGATCATCACGAGAATGCGGAATTGCGCGTCACTGAACTCGCGATAAGAATGCTCTTTAGCTCGCCGATGAAGAGAACACTCAGTGCCGCTCGCAACGAGATCGGTCCATTCGTCAAGTTTCGCCAAACATCGCGGGATATCTAAATCTTCCGCGCCGGGAAGTCCCGCGGCGCAAGCCAGATCGACTGCCGCGATGTCCTGACGGGCAAGCTCGGCATCGTTCATTGCGAGCAATTGGCGAACGCTGGGCCATTGCGAATCAGCCATAGTCTACCCCTTAAAATAGCTGCCGAATATGCGCCCCAATATAGGGGACACCACAATCATTTGCAGGCATCCACACCGAAAGGTTCTCCGCTCACTTTCGGTGATGGCCATCTCGCAATGCTTTAACGCGGCCGATCAAATCTTGGCCAATGGATTCCGCCAAATCTGCGGCCAGTTTAAGACAATACTTCCAATCGAGATTTTCCCTTTGGGCAATCACTAAACCGTGCAAGTCTTGTTCGTCTTGAGGCCGTCCGGCCAGGACTTTCATAATCAGCAAATCTTCCGCAGTGGCGACGGAAACTGTTAAGCCGGCTATTTCAGTCGGTTTAGCCCGAGCGATAACCTGCTGTTCAAAGCCAGATAGCCCCAGGACCAAATCGACCTTAACAGTTGTCAGGCGATGTTTGAGCGGCAAGATGAAGGCCTTTTGGACGACTTCTTCGACCTGATCGAATAACGGCCGGAACTTGCTTCCTTGCAGCGCTTTCACGAGGCGCAGCGCATGATCGACGTCGGCCGCAATGACAAGATCGACATCGGCAGTTACCCGCGGTTCGCCGAGTAACGATGCGGCCAAACCTCCGATCAGGGCGTAACGAATTTGCTGCGCTTCCAGAAAGCGAATGGCATCCGCCAAAGTGGTTTGCAGGATTTCATCCATGCATGCGCAGGTCTAATTTTTCAAATGCCTCAACCATGCGGCGCCGCGCCGCCAATTTCTCCTGCCAACGCATCGAATCCAGTCGCTCCCAATCGCCTTGGACGCCGCGCGCATTCCAGATTGCATTATACAAATCTCGGTAAATGGCAAAGCGCTGCGCGGTCGACAATCCACGGATCCAAGCTGCGTCCGCAGCGGCGGACATTGCCCGATAAAGCGACCAGTTTTGTTGTGGAGCGAATTGCATCACTAAATTATACCCCATGCTATGGCGTTCCCCTACTCCCCATGTTGATTCCTGTTTGCTAACATCGGCGTCATGGTCGAAACTCCCATGATGCGCCAATATCAGGATGCCAAAGCGGCGTGTCCTGATGCGCTGTTGTTGTTCCGGATGGGGGATTTCTACGAGCTGTTTTTCGACGACGCGCGCACCGCCACCCGGCTACTAGGGCTGGCGCTCACCAGCCGCGACAAAAGCGAAAACGCCGTGCCGATGGCCGGTTTTCCGCACCATCAATTGGAAAGTTACCTGGCAAAACTGGTGTCGCTGGGGATCCGTGTGGCCATTTGCGAGCAGATGGAAGACCCGCGCCAGGCCAAAGGATTGGTCAAGCGCGAAGTTACCAGAGTCGTCACGCCCGGCACGCTGACCGACGAGGTGCTGCTGGACCCGCGCGAAAGCAATTATTTGGCGGCGGTGGTTGTGGATGCCGGTGGCGCCGGTTCTCGAACAGTAAGGCCTGGGTTTGCAGCCAATGGCAAGCGGCACTTTCACCTCGCCACGGCGAGTCGCCTGCGGGGACCCGGCCCTCTCCCACGGGGAGAGGGAGATTGCCTGGTCGGCCTGGCGTGGGTGGAGCTTTCCACCGGTCGGTTTCAGGCGGCGGTGTTTCCGCGGGCCGCCTTGCCCGATCAACTGGCCCGCATCCATCCAGCGGAATGCCTCGTGGAGGAGCAATCGGCGGTTCCTCATGCTGCGGTAACACCTGGCTTGCCGGTTAGTGGCCAGCCGCTCGAAAAAATGCTGTTCACTCACCGTCCGGCCTGGACATTTTCGCTGCCCACGGCGGTGGAAACGCTGACCAAGCATTTCGGCACCGCCACACTGGAAGGTTTTGGCTTCGACGAGAATACCGACTCGCTGGCCCTTCGGGCTGCCGGCGCGATTTTAAATTATCTGGGCGAGACGCAAAAAGCATCGCTGTCGCATTTGGACCGCCTGGTGCGTTATCACACAGGCAGCACGCTCCAGATCGATCAATTCACCCGCCGCAGTTTGGAAATTACCCACACGCTGCGCAATGGTGGGCGCGAAGGAACGTTGCTGGCCGTCCTGGATCAAACCGTCACGCCCATGGGTTCGCGGCTGCTAGCCGAGTGGGTTGCGAATCCGCTGACCGAGCTTGGGCCCATTAATCAGCGGCTCGATGCCGTTGCGGAATTGGTTGCCGAGTCGCGATTGACAGACGACCTGCGCGGAAAACTGCGCGACATTTACGATCTTCCACGCCTGTTGGCCCGCATTTCGACCGGTCGGGCCAGTCCGCGCGATTTAGCACATGTGGGACAAACGCTGGCCGCGCTGCCGGCCGTGAAGGCAAAACTCACGGGTCGCCGCAGCGAACTGTTGGCGCGGCTGGAATCGGAACTCGATTTGTGTCCCGATATTCGCGCGCGTCTGGGAGCGGCGCTGGTGGACAATTGCCCGTTGCAGAGCCGCGAAGGGGGAATCATTCGACCCTGTTATCATGCCGAGCTTGACGGCCTGCGAGAATTGGCCGCCGGCGGCAAACAGTGGATCGCAAGCTACCAGGCCCAAGAAGCGGCCCGCACCGGCATCGCCACGCTCAAAGTTGGTTACAACAAAGTATTCGGCTATTACATCGAAGTCACGCACACCCACGGCCACAAAATTCCCGAAAACTACATCCGCAAGCAAACCGTGAAAAATGCGGAACGCTACATCACGCCGGAGTTAAAAGAGTATGAAGAAAAAGTGCTGACGGCCGACCAGCGAGGGAAGGAATTGGAATTCGAACTATTCCTCGAGCTGCGCCAGTTTGTCGCCGACCAAGTGCGCCGGCTGCAGGCTTCGGCCGTGGCGCTTGCGCAGCTTGATGTGCTTGCAACACTGGCGCATTTGGCCCGATCGCGAAATTATTGTCGGCCTACGCTGGTCGACGAACCGGTGCTCAACCTCCGCGAGGGCCGGCATCCGGTGCTCGACAGCCTCCTGTCCGATGGGTCCTTCGTTCC
The sequence above is drawn from the Pirellulales bacterium genome and encodes:
- a CDS encoding Hsp20/alpha crystallin family protein, which produces MSSTLTKPSEPRVPRIWDPFRLAREEMESLWSQLVGEPMERRFKGRMMPSLDLSETPNTVEVRMDVPGMKPEDIDIQLANGVLTISGERKEEKEEKGKTFHRIERSYGSFSRSVTVPTAVSEDKVDAQYHNGVLTIALQKTDEAKARKIKVKT
- a CDS encoding transglutaminase family protein, translating into MADSQWPSVRQLLAMNDAELARQDIAAVDLACAAGLPGAEDLDIPRCLAKLDEWTDLVASGTECSLHRRAKEHSYREFSDAQFRILVMITVLQRNLGVRYNLAFSQGKYDASDSNNLMLHGLLTGHGGTCVTMPVLYAAIGRRLGYPIKLALAKEHTFCRWDDQHGERFNIEATSPGFNSTTDDYYLMWPKSLTSQEIASGRWLVSLSSREELAFFLGERGSCCVDNLMTLQAVEACYHSHKLAPHDPVYEYRWGVAIMLHRAVKEMERQGQLTPFSNTLLMPAPKEPWEKCFYPHA
- a CDS encoding DUF6036 family nucleotidyltransferase, which encodes MDEILQTTLADAIRFLEAQQIRYALIGGLAASLLGEPRVTADVDLVIAADVDHALRLVKALQGSKFRPLFDQVEEVVQKAFILPLKHRLTTVKVDLVLGLSGFEQQVIARAKPTEIAGLTVSVATAEDLLIMKVLAGRPQDEQDLHGLVIAQRENLDWKYCLKLAADLAESIGQDLIGRVKALRDGHHRK
- the mutS gene encoding DNA mismatch repair protein MutS, encoding MVETPMMRQYQDAKAACPDALLLFRMGDFYELFFDDARTATRLLGLALTSRDKSENAVPMAGFPHHQLESYLAKLVSLGIRVAICEQMEDPRQAKGLVKREVTRVVTPGTLTDEVLLDPRESNYLAAVVVDAGGAGSRTVRPGFAANGKRHFHLATASRLRGPGPLPRGEGDCLVGLAWVELSTGRFQAAVFPRAALPDQLARIHPAECLVEEQSAVPHAAVTPGLPVSGQPLEKMLFTHRPAWTFSLPTAVETLTKHFGTATLEGFGFDENTDSLALRAAGAILNYLGETQKASLSHLDRLVRYHTGSTLQIDQFTRRSLEITHTLRNGGREGTLLAVLDQTVTPMGSRLLAEWVANPLTELGPINQRLDAVAELVAESRLTDDLRGKLRDIYDLPRLLARISTGRASPRDLAHVGQTLAALPAVKAKLTGRRSELLARLESELDLCPDIRARLGAALVDNCPLQSREGGIIRPCYHAELDGLRELAAGGKQWIASYQAQEAARTGIATLKVGYNKVFGYYIEVTHTHGHKIPENYIRKQTVKNAERYITPELKEYEEKVLTADQRGKELEFELFLELRQFVADQVRRLQASAVALAQLDVLATLAHLARSRNYCRPTLVDEPVLNLREGRHPVLDSLLSDGSFVPNDTVASPDEGLILLITGPNMAGKSTYIRQVALITLVAQIGSFVPAREATLGVADRIFARVGASDELSRGQSTFMVEMTETARILNTATPRSLVILDEIGRGTSTYDGVSLAWAVVEYLHDHLGCRTLFATHYHELTDLAKTLSSVRNLNVAVREWDEQVVFLHKIVDGAADKSYGIHVARLAGVPPEVNQRAQQILAQLEQEHLDEAGRPKMGRREKTSRVGDLQLTLFAAEVHPLVEKLRTLDLNGLSPLAALQQLHQWQAELQNAPQTKPR